One Pyrofollis japonicus DNA window includes the following coding sequences:
- a CDS encoding CDC48 family AAA ATPase has translation MSSEIELRVAEARSRDVGRKIARISRDAMARLGVEVGDFIEIEGPKGIAVAQVWPLHPDEDPNIIRIDGFIREAIGASVGDTVRVRRAANVQPATRVVLAPTEPMRFSRDFVEYVKDYLLRKPLARGETIIIPFFGAGLRLVVVATQPGQFVYVTDQTQLEIREEPVKEEQLRRRGIPRVTWEDIGDLEEAKEKIREIVELPMKHPELFKHLGIEPPKGILLYGPPGVGKTLLAKALANEIGAYFIAINGPEIMSKYYGESEQRLREIFEEAEKNAPSIIFIDEIDAIAPRREEVTGEVEKRVVAQLLTLMDGLKERGRVIVIGATNRPEALDPALRRPGRFDREIEIRPPDKRARKEILQVHVRNMPLADDVDLDKIAEMTHGYTGADLAALAKEAAMNALRRFIKSGKIDLNKPIPAEVLKELKVTMADFIEAMKYVQPSLIREIYIEVPEVHWEDIGGLEDVKQQLREAVEWPLKYPEVFEQMGIRPPKGILLFGPPGTGKTMLAKAAATESGANFIAVRGPEILSKWVGESEKAIRQIFRRARQVAPAIIFFDEIDAIAPARGYRHDTSGVTDRIVNQLLTEMDGIEPLTNVVVIAATNRPDILDPALLRPGRFDRLIYVPPPDKKARLEILKIHTRKMPLAEDVDLEAIAEKTEGYTGADLEALCREAAMLAVRESLEKTGKPTATVVRMKHFEKALQVIQPSLTPEDIRRYEKLAKELKRMVI, from the coding sequence TTGTCAAGTGAGATTGAGCTTCGTGTTGCTGAGGCTCGTAGCAGGGATGTTGGCAGAAAGATTGCACGTATCAGCCGGGATGCTATGGCGCGACTCGGCGTAGAAGTCGGCGACTTCATTGAGATTGAGGGGCCTAAGGGTATTGCTGTTGCCCAGGTGTGGCCCCTTCACCCCGACGAAGACCCCAACATTATCAGGATCGACGGCTTCATAAGAGAAGCTATTGGCGCTAGTGTCGGCGACACGGTGAGGGTTAGGAGAGCAGCCAACGTACAGCCAGCAACACGCGTAGTGCTAGCACCCACGGAGCCTATGAGGTTTAGCAGAGACTTTGTAGAATACGTGAAAGACTACCTGCTGAGAAAGCCGCTTGCACGAGGAGAAACAATAATCATACCGTTCTTCGGAGCAGGGCTCAGACTAGTAGTAGTAGCGACTCAGCCTGGACAATTCGTATACGTGACAGATCAGACACAGCTAGAGATAAGAGAAGAACCGGTTAAGGAGGAGCAGCTACGCCGCCGCGGAATACCGAGGGTTACATGGGAGGACATAGGTGATCTAGAGGAAGCAAAGGAGAAGATAAGAGAGATAGTAGAGCTGCCGATGAAACACCCAGAACTCTTCAAGCACCTAGGCATAGAGCCTCCAAAGGGTATTCTCCTCTATGGCCCGCCTGGTGTTGGTAAGACACTACTAGCGAAGGCCCTTGCTAACGAGATCGGCGCTTACTTTATTGCGATTAACGGCCCAGAGATAATGAGCAAATACTATGGTGAGAGCGAGCAAAGGCTAAGAGAAATATTCGAAGAAGCCGAGAAAAACGCGCCATCAATAATATTCATAGACGAGATAGACGCGATAGCACCTAGAAGAGAAGAGGTTACGGGCGAAGTAGAGAAACGTGTCGTAGCACAGCTGCTAACACTAATGGATGGGCTCAAGGAGCGAGGCAGAGTAATAGTAATCGGCGCAACCAATAGGCCCGAGGCTCTTGACCCGGCACTCAGGCGCCCAGGGCGCTTCGATAGAGAGATAGAGATTCGTCCACCAGATAAGCGAGCTCGTAAGGAGATTCTCCAGGTACATGTTAGGAACATGCCTCTTGCCGACGATGTTGATCTTGATAAGATTGCTGAGATGACTCATGGCTATACTGGCGCAGACCTGGCAGCGTTGGCGAAGGAGGCTGCGATGAACGCGCTACGCCGCTTCATCAAGAGCGGCAAAATAGACCTAAACAAACCAATACCGGCAGAAGTACTCAAAGAACTAAAAGTAACAATGGCAGACTTCATAGAGGCAATGAAGTATGTGCAGCCCAGCCTCATAAGGGAGATCTATATTGAGGTTCCTGAGGTTCATTGGGAGGATATTGGTGGGTTAGAGGATGTTAAGCAGCAGTTGCGCGAGGCAGTAGAATGGCCGCTGAAGTATCCCGAAGTCTTCGAGCAGATGGGTATTAGGCCGCCTAAGGGTATCTTGTTGTTTGGTCCTCCTGGTACTGGTAAGACTATGCTCGCTAAGGCTGCTGCAACAGAGAGCGGAGCCAACTTCATAGCAGTAAGAGGACCAGAAATACTAAGCAAATGGGTAGGAGAATCAGAAAAAGCAATCCGTCAGATATTCAGGCGTGCAAGACAAGTTGCGCCAGCAATTATATTCTTCGACGAAATAGACGCAATAGCACCTGCTAGAGGTTATCGTCACGATACTAGCGGTGTGACCGACAGGATAGTGAACCAATTGTTGACTGAGATGGACGGCATCGAGCCTTTGACGAACGTAGTGGTTATTGCTGCTACTAATAGGCCTGATATCCTCGACCCGGCGCTGCTAAGGCCAGGAAGATTCGATAGACTCATCTATGTGCCGCCTCCAGACAAGAAAGCAAGACTAGAAATACTCAAAATACACACAAGAAAAATGCCACTAGCAGAAGACGTAGACCTTGAAGCAATAGCCGAGAAGACGGAAGGCTATACAGGCGCGGATCTAGAGGCGCTTTGCCGCGAGGCAGCAATGTTAGCCGTTAGAGAGAGCCTCGAAAAAACTGGCAAGCCGACAGCGACGGTTGTCAGAATGAAGCACTTCGAGAAAGCATTGCAGGTAATACAGCCAAGCCTAACGCCAGAGGACATTAGGCGCTACGAGAAGCTCGCTAAGGAACTAAAGAGAATGGTTATCTAA
- a CDS encoding V-type ATP synthase subunit I has product MALADVLVARPAQEIVVAIPVEQLPRAVKALAECRCLHPEPVTTDPSYRALLHRIRGDLDTLEQKIKQALEVAEKKIIEVEEEEALRLAQETDVGLSRLLEQLGDTIRDIERIAEKLAQLRNPESELSELLRTLQYYSFIRVDLEKLRKGSIIRAKIYRVPLDKADGFRDEASKIEAVVLVDVGIVEPNRHTFIAVYPAWREADIGRVAVRYRAELLEIPRDLPPIPAEALRQAREEVENLPIVLERHIPFLRKALRLVEAAKRLVSILEATKPSKTIALIHGYVANEKLGSLEKALRENNVTYAAALHEHEESHREGHEEEHEEEKLPPSYFRVGNLLAPFADLMGMGGFPRPREIVPAAVMAITLPIIYGLMFPDLGHGLVLALVGYYLFYKKMGNPNLGKLVIVFGIAAMITGFLSGEFFGAEPHVAGWLTSIWGGHPPLASPLHPIAEEMVKNGGEVPEGAVQHLLYTSIYVSLALGSLLLTISSIFSIINGISLRDKEILVAGIGKTLVFGSVALAFLGAPLVIHAEHPLEAAAQVLKDAGLTLSPSTVFGATVRTLFVIGLLVAMIAPIVYGHGGFGERAMTGFMEAFDILLMAIGNTASFMRIMGLMLAHSGLMFGFLILAIISGPIVGAIVYILGNILVIGLEALVAYAHSLRLHFYEMFSKFYIDGGRLYQPVSLPANIKLATD; this is encoded by the coding sequence ATGGCATTAGCTGATGTTCTCGTAGCAAGGCCGGCTCAAGAAATAGTAGTTGCTATACCCGTTGAACAGTTGCCAAGAGCTGTGAAAGCGCTCGCAGAGTGCAGATGTCTCCATCCAGAACCTGTTACAACTGATCCCTCTTATAGGGCGTTATTGCACCGTATTAGAGGAGACCTTGATACGCTTGAACAGAAGATAAAACAAGCGCTAGAAGTTGCGGAGAAGAAGATTATTGAGGTAGAGGAGGAAGAGGCGCTGAGGCTGGCGCAGGAGACAGATGTTGGCCTCTCGAGGCTATTGGAGCAGCTTGGCGATACAATAAGGGATATTGAGAGGATTGCGGAGAAGCTTGCCCAGCTAAGGAATCCAGAGTCGGAGCTATCCGAGCTTCTTCGCACTCTCCAATATTATAGTTTCATAAGGGTTGACTTAGAGAAGCTGCGAAAAGGCTCGATTATACGTGCTAAGATTTATAGAGTACCTCTTGACAAAGCTGATGGGTTCCGCGATGAGGCCTCTAAGATTGAAGCTGTAGTTCTTGTTGATGTTGGGATCGTGGAGCCTAATAGACACACTTTCATTGCGGTATATCCTGCCTGGCGCGAAGCCGATATAGGCAGAGTTGCTGTACGCTATCGCGCAGAGTTACTGGAAATCCCAAGAGACCTTCCGCCTATACCAGCCGAGGCACTCCGGCAAGCCAGGGAAGAGGTCGAAAACCTACCCATAGTATTGGAACGTCATATACCATTCCTTAGAAAGGCTCTAAGACTCGTTGAGGCCGCGAAAAGGCTGGTATCGATACTAGAGGCCACTAAGCCTTCAAAAACCATCGCCCTTATCCATGGCTACGTTGCAAACGAGAAACTAGGTAGTCTCGAGAAAGCGCTTAGGGAAAACAATGTAACATATGCAGCTGCGCTACACGAGCATGAAGAGAGTCACAGGGAGGGACACGAAGAAGAGCATGAAGAGGAAAAGCTGCCGCCCTCGTATTTCCGCGTCGGTAACCTATTGGCTCCCTTCGCCGACCTCATGGGAATGGGTGGCTTCCCTCGTCCACGCGAAATAGTGCCAGCAGCTGTAATGGCGATAACTCTCCCAATAATCTACGGCTTAATGTTCCCCGATCTCGGACACGGCCTCGTTCTCGCACTTGTGGGTTACTATTTGTTCTATAAGAAGATGGGTAACCCTAATCTAGGTAAACTCGTCATAGTTTTTGGCATCGCGGCAATGATAACTGGTTTCCTCAGCGGTGAATTCTTCGGCGCCGAGCCGCACGTAGCAGGCTGGCTTACAAGTATCTGGGGCGGACACCCGCCGCTAGCCAGCCCGCTACACCCAATAGCAGAAGAAATGGTTAAGAACGGCGGCGAAGTGCCCGAAGGGGCTGTACAGCACTTACTCTATACTTCAATCTACGTATCACTGGCACTGGGATCGCTGCTCTTGACGATATCGTCAATATTCTCGATAATTAATGGGATAAGTTTGCGGGACAAGGAAATCCTCGTTGCAGGTATCGGCAAAACGCTTGTCTTTGGAAGCGTAGCGCTGGCATTCCTGGGTGCGCCATTAGTGATACATGCCGAGCACCCCCTTGAGGCAGCTGCACAAGTACTCAAGGATGCAGGACTAACCCTAAGTCCAAGCACAGTGTTTGGCGCAACGGTAAGAACGTTGTTCGTAATAGGCCTCTTAGTTGCAATGATTGCGCCAATCGTTTATGGGCACGGAGGATTCGGCGAGAGAGCAATGACGGGCTTCATGGAGGCATTCGACATACTGTTAATGGCTATAGGCAATACTGCCTCCTTCATGCGAATTATGGGACTGATGCTGGCACACAGCGGGCTCATGTTTGGCTTCCTAATACTCGCAATTATAAGCGGTCCAATAGTTGGCGCAATAGTATACATACTTGGGAATATACTAGTAATAGGCCTGGAGGCCCTAGTAGCATATGCACACTCGCTAAGGCTTCACTTCTACGAAATGTTCAGCAAGTTCTACATCGATGGAGGCCGCCTCTACCAGCCAGTATCACTACCTGCAAACATAAAACTCGCCACAGACTAA
- a CDS encoding V-type ATP synthase subunit F, whose amino-acid sequence MEKRHIVAIADPYTVYALRLIGVEGYPVTSSEEAKRILKNIELREDVGLVLVSAEIFDEISDAISALQRGRSDLVVARLPTIREPGKPMDVQKELLKALGMG is encoded by the coding sequence TTGGAGAAACGCCACATCGTTGCCATTGCGGATCCCTATACGGTGTACGCGCTTCGCCTCATAGGTGTAGAGGGCTATCCAGTGACTAGTAGCGAGGAGGCAAAGCGAATCCTCAAAAACATTGAGTTAAGAGAGGATGTTGGACTAGTACTTGTCTCGGCAGAGATATTTGACGAGATCAGTGACGCAATTTCGGCTCTCCAGCGCGGTCGCAGTGACCTCGTAGTGGCAAGGCTCCCGACTATCCGGGAGCCCGGAAAACCCATGGATGTTCAAAAGGAGCTTCTCAAGGCACTTGGAATGGGGTGA
- a CDS encoding V-type ATP synthase subunit E, with amino-acid sequence MPRVLGSPDKLSDEIIDKIRSEIETKMKEALIAARQIIDKAYEESRKKLEEELRHMSRDARERVSSFSAKWEVEHRKKLAELRSKAVEEVLAEALSKLRSYVGEEAYTEFLARMMNDAFSKLPEGVEEVNIIPVKGDEEYVKKALRKASKPKGVKVEVAEEFVEGLGGFIIRTRGGGFTLDYRLDVVLAPVIEETRTVILKTLLGGEGTA; translated from the coding sequence ATGCCCCGTGTGCTTGGCTCACCCGATAAGCTCTCAGACGAAATAATAGATAAGATTCGATCCGAGATCGAGACAAAAATGAAAGAAGCCCTAATTGCAGCCCGACAGATAATCGATAAAGCTTACGAGGAATCTAGGAAGAAGCTTGAAGAAGAACTACGCCACATGAGCCGTGATGCGCGCGAACGCGTGTCATCCTTTAGCGCGAAGTGGGAAGTCGAGCACAGAAAGAAACTAGCAGAACTCCGGTCCAAGGCGGTAGAAGAAGTGCTTGCGGAGGCGCTCTCAAAGCTAAGAAGCTATGTTGGCGAAGAAGCATATACGGAGTTCCTCGCAAGAATGATGAACGACGCATTCTCCAAGCTCCCCGAAGGCGTAGAGGAAGTAAATATTATCCCCGTTAAGGGTGACGAGGAGTATGTTAAAAAGGCCTTACGCAAGGCTTCGAAACCGAAAGGAGTTAAAGTAGAAGTCGCTGAAGAGTTTGTGGAGGGTCTTGGCGGCTTCATTATACGGACACGGGGAGGAGGCTTCACGCTCGACTATAGGCTTGACGTGGTCCTCGCACCCGTGATTGAGGAAACCCGCACAGTTATTTTGAAGACCCTGCTCGGGGGAGAAGGAACTGCTTAG
- a CDS encoding V-type ATP synthase subunit A produces MTGVQMYEMVEVGEERLVGEVNRIVGDKAYIQVYESTTGLKPGDPVYGTGSPLSVELGPGLIGKIYDGIQRPLDAIREVAKSIFITRGIKVPALDRSKKWHFKPSALKPGDKVAGGDILGEVPETPLITHKVLVPPDVHGVIKWVASEGDYTIEDTIAVVDVPGKGEVELKMYHKWPVRKPRPILEKFEPVEPLITGWRVIDTMFPIAKGGTAAVPGPFGSGKTVTLQSLAKWSAARVVIYIGCGERGNEMTDVLVTFPKLKDPWTGRPMMERTILIANTSNMPVAAREASIYTGVTMAEYYRDMGYDVLLVADSTSRWAEALREIAGRLEEMPAEEGYPSYLASRLAEFYGRAGRVKTLGSPERIGSVTIVGAVSPPGGDFTEPVTANTKRFIRVFWALDARLAYSRHYPAINWIMSYSAYVETVAEWWHKNVSPKWKQYRDEAYDILLREDELKEIVRLVGTEGLSEKDKLILEVARIIREGFLQQNAFDPVDAFATPQKQWKQLEAIIDFYHAALDAVSKGVTVKQIRDSLATLIRELVMTRYKVPNDKVEEIDKIKNQLIEGLQKLVEGQRAVAAPAA; encoded by the coding sequence ATGACAGGAGTCCAGATGTATGAGATGGTTGAGGTTGGTGAGGAGAGACTAGTAGGAGAAGTGAACAGAATAGTAGGCGACAAGGCATACATACAAGTTTATGAGTCAACAACGGGCCTCAAGCCTGGAGACCCCGTCTATGGCACCGGTTCCCCCCTTAGCGTAGAGCTAGGCCCAGGCCTCATAGGCAAGATCTATGACGGTATACAGAGGCCCCTCGACGCTATCAGAGAGGTAGCAAAGAGCATCTTCATTACTCGTGGCATAAAGGTTCCAGCACTTGATCGTTCAAAGAAGTGGCACTTCAAGCCCTCAGCTCTTAAGCCGGGGGACAAGGTAGCCGGAGGAGACATCCTGGGAGAAGTACCGGAAACCCCACTTATAACGCATAAGGTCCTAGTCCCACCAGATGTACATGGCGTGATAAAGTGGGTTGCAAGCGAGGGAGACTATACTATCGAAGACACTATAGCAGTCGTAGATGTTCCTGGGAAGGGAGAAGTAGAGCTTAAAATGTACCACAAATGGCCCGTACGTAAGCCAAGACCGATTCTAGAGAAGTTCGAGCCCGTCGAGCCACTCATAACTGGTTGGCGAGTAATAGATACAATGTTCCCTATAGCTAAGGGCGGTACAGCGGCCGTTCCAGGCCCCTTCGGCAGCGGTAAGACAGTAACGTTGCAGAGCCTTGCAAAGTGGAGCGCAGCAAGAGTGGTCATCTATATCGGTTGCGGCGAGAGAGGCAACGAGATGACCGATGTACTTGTCACCTTCCCCAAGCTCAAGGACCCGTGGACTGGTAGGCCGATGATGGAGCGAACAATACTCATTGCAAACACTAGCAACATGCCTGTGGCGGCGCGTGAAGCAAGTATCTATACCGGCGTAACTATGGCTGAGTACTACCGCGACATGGGTTACGACGTACTGCTAGTAGCCGACTCAACAAGCAGATGGGCAGAGGCACTAAGAGAGATAGCTGGCCGCCTCGAAGAAATGCCCGCTGAAGAGGGCTATCCAAGCTACCTAGCCTCAAGGCTTGCTGAGTTCTACGGCAGAGCCGGACGCGTGAAGACACTTGGCTCCCCCGAGAGAATAGGCAGCGTAACAATCGTTGGCGCGGTATCGCCGCCAGGCGGCGACTTCACAGAACCAGTAACAGCAAACACGAAGAGATTCATTAGGGTATTCTGGGCGCTTGACGCAAGGCTTGCCTATAGTAGACACTACCCTGCAATTAACTGGATAATGAGCTACTCTGCCTATGTTGAAACTGTTGCTGAGTGGTGGCACAAGAACGTAAGCCCTAAGTGGAAACAGTACCGTGACGAGGCCTACGACATACTGCTTAGAGAGGACGAGCTAAAAGAAATAGTAAGGCTAGTTGGCACAGAAGGCCTCAGCGAGAAGGACAAACTCATACTCGAAGTAGCTAGGATAATACGTGAAGGATTCCTCCAGCAGAACGCCTTCGACCCCGTTGACGCATTCGCCACGCCGCAGAAGCAGTGGAAACAACTAGAAGCAATAATTGACTTCTATCACGCGGCACTTGACGCAGTAAGCAAAGGCGTCACAGTCAAGCAGATCAGAGACAGCTTAGCAACGCTTATCAGGGAACTAGTAATGACGAGGTACAAGGTTCCAAACGACAAGGTAGAAGAGATAGACAAGATAAAGAACCAACTAATAGAGGGACTGCAAAAGCTAGTAGAGGGACAAAGAGCCGTCGCAGCGCCAGCTGCCTAA